GCTGGTGGCCTTTGATGGGACaaaagagaataaagttttttatttttatattaaactgCTTTGCCTCAGTGGTTGCACAGTAGGGGTAGAAGGGGGAATGAGGTAAAGAACATTCAGAGACAGCATCTTACAGCACAAGCTTTATAACGAACAGGAGAACACATTTTTCCACATTGTACTCAGTCCAGTAGAGCCCAGGCTGTGGGGCTGAATCCTCAGTGAAGGCTTCAGGCTTTGCCACTTAGCACATTCTCTACAGCTCTGGTTACCTGATCAGCACTGAAGTTGTTCAAAGAGACATTCTTCTCTTGGCCGAatgctggagagaagggaaggtgacTAAGTATTCTCTCTGCACTGTGGGGGCTAGCAAAGTATAACAGCAGGTCTTTGTCATCAACTTATAGTTGTTATGATAGGCAGGGTAGTAAAGAAATGACCGAGGTGGATTTGGTAGGGCTAGAATTCATCCAGTGGGTCTCAAACACATCTAGGAAGCCCAGGTCCAACTAGAATCTTGGCTGATCATGCGTGGCCACAATGGTAAGGAAGGTGTGTCAGGGAAGTGTTAAGGGGCACTGTCGACATTTATTAACCATGTGAACAGTGTATTCATTGCACAGGCCTAGCCTTGGCTGGGTGTGCACTCTGTGGCTCCCAGTCTAATACTAGTCTATTCTAATACACTGCAGCTGTCTGAGTCCATCTCCTCTAGTCTGCTGGTTTTCGGAAGAACCTTTTTCCTCCTTCAGTTTTGAGTGCATGCTATTACTTACAGATATCCACTGTTAGAATCAGTCTGCCTTAGGTGTGACTTCCCACTTTCTCTAGACATTCCTAGGGCAAGGTGTTAAGAACCATGATGAAAATACTAAGCAGTATTGATAAACATTTATGGCAtgctactatgtgtcaggcaacATGATAGTAATTTTCAGTAATTGTGGTAAATTGAAATAGGTAATGTGATAAACAGGGGCTGGGGCAATGTTACATAACTGGTCAGGGAATGCCTCTTTGAGGTGATACATAAAAGTTCAACGGAAAAAAACCTGCATAAGGAGCCAGCCACGGATGTCTGGCAGCAGTGCATTCTAGGAAGGGGAACATATGTAAAGGCTCGACACTGTTCTATCCAGCTACGTAACCCTAGGCAACATTCCATAAAAATTTTGATTGAAGTTTCTAATCTCTACaatgaaaaaccaaaaaagaatCAACTCCCTCATACAATGATGACATGAGCTATAGGGTAGGAAAGCACCAAGCAGAGCCTAGCATTAAGTGTTCAACACAATCACTGTTTTAGGTTTTCATCATTGAGAATCTAACACTCTGCCTGGACCAGTATTGCCCACACATAATTTGGAAGGATCTACACTGATGAGAACTGACCAGCACCTCTTGTATCTGAAAACTTCTTAATTACAAAAATGACAGCGGCTGGTCCCTATGCAGGACTGGGCTTGCCTCCACACGGCTATTACCCAGGACGCAAAGCATCCTATAATCCTACGAACGTAAATTTCCTTTTTGGCAACAAGGTCAAAAGCAAGGCCAAATTCTTAGGTCCAGACTCTACAAGGTTTTGCTTGACCTTGGGCGGCTGTTCGTCTTCTCGAACCCTTGTTTCCTTACCAGGGTCCCAGACCCTCCGCGTCCACACTCACCATAGCGGGCCCAGAGCTTCGGCTGCACATCAGAGCACTCGCGGATTAGGATGGGCAGGTCGGGGTTCGCCTTCTTCAGCTCCACATAGCGTTTCTCGATGAAGTCCCTGCAGGGCCAAAGAGAGCGCCGCGCGCTCTGTAAGGGCGCGGGCCTCCCCAAACACCCTGGAGGTCGAGATCATGGCCCTGGCGCCCGAAGTCCTCACGCAGTGCCTCACCTGACGCCTTGGCTGCCAGGAGACCGCTGGCATAAGTGGATGCGAATCTCTCGTAGACCCAGCTTGGCCCCGACCCCACGACTCACCGCGGCGGCAGCCATCTCCGCTAGTACCCGCCCCCCTGTCCAGGCCTTCCGACCAAATTCTCTAGGCGGACCAATCGCGGGCCCTCCAGTCCCCGCGATAGGTTGGCTGACGTGTGGGGCGGGGCCAAATCTAGCCCTGGATCTAAAAGCCGTGTAGGGCACCAATCGCGTCTCCTCCAGTTTCCCCGGGGGTGGGCGGGTGCGGAAAGACTGCCGGACGCAAAGGACTGTGGGTTAGATCCGGAGGTGCATTGTGGGGAAAAGGCTGTCGCTGCTTTGTTGTTGGTGGAATCTCAGGTTTTGCTAGCGTTCAAACGCCGCGGACAAAATGCCGGAGCGAGATAGTGAGTCTGGGGTCGTCTGTCCTTTTTTTTATCTGCGGGATTTGGGACACATGGCACGCTATTTAGACCTTagacagggtgtgtgtgtgagggtggagAGGGGCCGGAGTGACGCTTGGAGCCTTGGCGAAGCCATTGGGCCCCAAGTGAGGCCGGGCAGCCCCAGACTCTGTCTCTAAGCCTGGTCTTTGCCCCAGGTGTCAAGAGATGGGGTTTATCTGATTTactacaccccccccccccaacgccGTATCACTTAGTCTTGGTTTGcgtcaatttttctctctcatgtagTATCTTAGATGTCCTCTTCAGGAAGTCTTTGCTGACCCTCCAGCTGGTTTAGGGGCGCCCTCCTGTGGGCTACCACAGCTCTTTGTATTTTCCCACTTAAGTACTTACTATACTGTATTGGTACTGTCGCTCTTCTTGCCTTTCTTCCTCACTAGATTGTGAGCAATTTAACGGGAAAACACATCTGTATTGTTCAGTGTTATATCCCCAACTTTTGCACAGGACCTGACTCAAACGAGTGATTAATTAAGTTAATGCCAATTCCGTATCTTAGGCGAGCCGTTCTCCAACCCTTTGGCCCCGGATGGACACGATGTGGATGATCCTCACTCCTTCCACCAGTGAGTGTTTTGATTTCAGACCATGGGAATGTGCTGGGAAATGGGtagggtggtggtgatggtaaaAGAATTCTGAATGTCTTATAAGCAAGGATGGCCAAAAAATTGTACCACTTGCCCCTTTAACTGGATCGGTCAACTGCATGAGAGTATTAGAAGGGAAATTCTGGCAAGGAGGGTGCTAGTTTTGAAAGTTGATGTTTAATTACACATTACATAGGAATTCCtcttatagaaaattaaaacataggAAATAAGTGTAACGTTCTCTTTGATAAAATCCCCAGTTCCAGTCCCTTTCGTAGAGGTAACCATTGTTATCTTTTTTACGAGTACCTTTTCTTCCTACTCTTGTAAAAAATGCACTTATATACGTGTATGTGTATCTCAGGAAAATATATCATTGCTTtgtgaattaaattatttaaattaaatggtGTTATGTAGTATACTTACCGTTTATACTTGCTTTTTTCCACTGTTAATACTGGGCTCAGCAGGCCAAAGGAGAGGCCTTATTGGAAGAGGGCTCAAAGCTACCTGACTAAAATTTGGTCAAGGAATGGCTCCTTGTCAATGCACCAATTAAAACATTCTCTTGTACCATCAGTGACATCTTTCCCACACTTGGGAAACACTGTTACAGTTTATTTAGTTAGTTCCagttaatggacatttaggtagtttgcaagtttttattttcaaatctgttAACTGAGAACTGGCCATTCATATAGataaatggaattgctgggtcataggagatacatacttaaattttaatagatattgccaaattgccctcTAAATAGGCTCTACTGACTTACAGTCTGTCAGTGATGCATGAGATTATTCACGTCTCAAATTCTCACTCATATTGGAGtaatcaaacttttttttaattaccattttttaaaagattttattcattttcagagagagggaagggagggagaaagaaaaacatcagtgagcgagagaaacatggattggttgcctctcctgtgcccccagctggggacctggcctgcaacccaagcatatgccctgaccgggaatcaaccAGCAGCCTCTCAtttcgcaggctggtactcaatccaatgagccacaccagccagggtgattaaTCAGACTTTGTAATAATTAACAGTTTGAAGCAGTAGaagtggcatttaaaaaaatttatttatttattgatttgagagagagagaaacattgatttgttgattcatttcttatgcgttcattggttgattactgtatgtgccctgaccaggaattgagtgTGCAGCCTTGGTATATTGGGGCGATGCCCTAagcaactgagttacctggccagggttgcatattttgttttaagttgtAGTTCCCTGATTTACAGTAAAAGTaccaatatttttaacatatttcttttctaacttttattgggtactaaattttaaaatctttgccTTCTAGATCAAAACTCACCAATGAAGACTTCAGGAAACTTCTCATGACCCCAAGGGCTGCACCTACCTCTGCACCGCCTTCCAAGTCACGTCACCATGAGTAAGTTCCGGGGTGACCCAGCCTGTCTCCCATCTCCTCCCTACAGAAAGTCTGTTTATGTAGATGTCTTAGGAACGGGAAGGCTGGTTACTTTTTGAAGCCTGTGGTTCTGATACTTTCTCTCCGGAAATTGAAGCGCCAGTGGAGCCTGGGATGCTCTGGGATTTGCTTTTTCTCAGGGTGTGTCCCACGAACCACTTGTACTAGGGTTGCTGCTGATGCTTAAATGGGCAGATTCCTGGGCCCATTTTAGCCGCACAGACTCAGATTCTGGGGCAGACATTTGAGGAAACAATTTTGTAAGTCCCTCAAATGGGTGTGATGCCTCTAAAGTGAGAACCACCAACTTACAAATATTGACATGGATCTCTGCCTGATTGAAACCGTTATTCTTGTCAGTGTTCTAGACCTTTCTTCAGTCCTCAAGGCCACTTTTGGGGGTTTCTGGGACTGTGGCAGTATTTTGCTCTCagtcaatttctttctcttctaggaTGCCAAGGGAGTACAATGAGGATGAAGACCCAGCTGCacgaaggagaaaaaagaagaggtgaaggaaggagggaagagtgtTGGGTTTTGAGTTGGGTAGGGtttgagggaaaggaggaggggctaGTTGAAAGACTAGAGGGTGAAGTTTTCCTTTCAGTTTCCTGACAGTTCCTGACCATTGTCAGGCTCCCAGCTTTCACAGTGGAGAGGAATGATGTGTGGAGTGGCAGGTTACGGGTTTGAAGTCGGCCTGTGGTGTTTTAATCTCTTTACCAGTTTCTAGTGAATAACCTTAGCATTTTGATTAATCTTTCCAATCCTTAATATTCTCATGGTAGAATACAAATAATGGTAGTAACTTTCATTAGGTTGACATGAGATCAGTTGTGGTAGTGCATGTAAACTGTGTGCCAGTGCCCAGCATATAGTCACCACCCAGTAAATCTTGGTTGCCACCAcctcatcattatcatcatcatcatttataTGATACTAAGACTTTCTGGACCTGTCATTAGCTTTCCACTCTTCTCAGGGAGAACTGACAAGgactaatttattttcctttgacaCTTGGAAGGTGATAATAATTCAGATGACTTCACCGTTCTGTATAGAAAAGCTTTATACCTATAGAGAGTTGGCGATGTAGAGGTGGATGGCGTTAAAGAACTCTGAGGTGAAAGGTGGAGTGTCCTGAGGTGGCAGGCAGATGGAACAATGTGTCTGTGAGCTGGAAGGTGCTGTAGTTGTGAACTTCAGGACTGTCAAGAGGTGACCAGCGGTTTTTTCAGGTCATGTATGACTTAT
The genomic region above belongs to Phyllostomus discolor isolate MPI-MPIP mPhyDis1 chromosome 13, mPhyDis1.pri.v3, whole genome shotgun sequence and contains:
- the NDUFA2 gene encoding NADH dehydrogenase [ubiquinone] 1 alpha subcomplex subunit 2, with protein sequence MAAAAVSRGVGAKLGLREIRIHLCQRSPGSQGVRDFIEKRYVELKKANPDLPILIRECSDVQPKLWARYAFGQEKNVSLNNFSADQVTRAVENVLSGKA